GGTAAAATAAACGTAAAAGGTGAATTATCTGTTTTCTTATGTTGAAAGTTAGTTTACGGTCAAAGTTTTCATTGTTCATGTAGAAAATAAAAGACGAATAAGACTAAGATCACTAAAAATAAATAACTTACATATCTTGCTTGAGAGGAAAAATATGTCGAAGAAAATGAGAATGAAGATTTGTGGTTGAAGTGTGGGTTAATATAAAATGAACTTTTTTTGAAGAAAAAAAAAGTAAAAAAGCTGAATAGTGAAAAGTTTTAAGAGGTAAAATAAATGTAAAAGGTGAATTATCAATTTTCGTATGTTGAAAGTTTGTTTTTGCGGTTAAAGTTTTCATAAAAAAAGCTAAATTATCTATTTGCGTACGTTGAATAAATGAGACGGAAAGCAAATTAGTTAAGAGTGCGTATACAAGTTAAAAAATTATCTATTTCGGACGTTGAAAGAGTTTTCTTCTTCTACAAGTAAACTAAATCCAATGTTTCATTACTCAATACTCAATAGTGATTAAAATCTGACTCGTGACTACTAACTGATTTCACAATACTGATCCTTTATATTAAATTAGGAGAGTAGGCGCAATAATATACAACTAGCTACGATAGATACTAACTGATTACATGTATTGAATCAAAACACTATTGGTATCTTAGCGCTCCAATAATCATTTCCAATAATCATTTGATTTTAACATGAACTACTAAATAATCAGAAAGAGATACACGAGTTTGAGTTTAAGTTTAAGTACTAGATGCAAGCAAAAAAAAATGATGAATGAAATGTGCTTAAAGTATGGGTTGATATAATGATTTTTGTTTTTGAAAAAAGGATGTAAAAAGTAATNNNNNNNNNNNNNNNNNNNNNNNNNNNNNNNNNNNNNNNNNNNNNNNNNNNNNNNNNNNTAACAGAAATCTCTATATTTGTTCGTTGAAAAAACGAGACGGAGAGCAATTAAGGTAAAAGTTTTTAAATTATGTATTTAGGTATGTTGAAAAAGAGTTTCCTTCTTCTTAAATTAAACTAAAATCCAAAGTTCCATTACTCATAGTGATTGATATCCGACTACAAACTGATTCACACAATATTGATCCTTATATTAAATTAGGAGAGTAGGATCAATAATATACAACCAACAAGTAAAAAAAAACTCTATTGGTATCTTAACTCTCTAAAAGTCTAATAATCATTTGATTTTAACATGGTCTATCTAAATAATCAGAAAGAGATACGTGAGTTTAAGTACTAGACAAAGAAAATAATATATTCTTGCTTTAAAGGAAGGAATCATTTTGATTGACTTTGATGATCTCCATAAAACATGAATTAGACGTAGATTGAGTCGGGGTAGATAGATCATATCAATTAGTTACATTTATACTTAATTACATTATATTTTATCTCATGGCTCTACGCTTGGGTATCAGAGTTTTAAACCGTAATTGTTTCAATCCCCATGGCCAACCCTGGTGGTGAGCCACTGGAGCGTTGCTGGCCGATGGATCAAATACATTTGTTGCGGCGAATTCATCAAATGAAATTTGTTCATTTTTATTAATCATTCTTTTTTTATTTACTTTTTTTTTGAAACACAAACATTCAGAATATAACAAACAGATGTCCTTATACATGATTTATTCTGTTGGTAAATTAGATAAAGGTCGGTTGCTTGAATCTCCTAACTTAAATTTCTTAATTTTTTTCTCTCCTTTTTGCTATAGTTTTCACTTTTCACTTGAGATTTTTCACGCAATGGATGAGTAATCAATATATGTTGACACAGGTTTTGTAAGTATTCCCAAAGATCTCACGTCATATCTGTTTGACATTGGTCGTTTTGTTTATAAAGCAAAAGTTCAAAACGCGTTCACAGCCTAAAACACACACACACAAAAGTAGATATTTACTAATTAATTAGTAATTACATACTAAAAAAGTTGCAGCATCAATGAGGGAACTATATTTTTAATTTCATTGTGTTGATTACTTCGAATTGAAACTAGTTTAGATACTGATTTTTTCTCTGTAATATCTTATGTTCCTCGACTAATTTAATGTTTTGATCTTTAATTAATATGTTTTTTCCACATTAGCAAGGTTGGGATCCATGGTAGGTAATTATTTTAAATCAGTTAAAGTTTTTAAAGTCTCAAATATATCAAATTGATATGACATCTTTCTTTTCGTAAATTTCAGTGTTGAATGTTTAGTTTTACAAAATGAGCGTTCCCCAATGAATGTGTTCCTCAAAAATTATGAGTTGATGTTCAATGTTATATGGACGTTGTTGATGATCCTCCTTGGTTTGTATTTTGTAAACCGGAAGAAAGCACGGAACATGCATTACGCCAGTAATTATCGGCAAACATCCATTAAATCTTTGCTTCGAGTTTCAAGTTTTGGCATACGAAGATTAACACACCAATTACTGAAAATTAACATAATTATTATTAATAAAGACACAACGTTAAGTCTGTCACCAGACCCAAAAAACATGAAAAGAAACCCATATTTATTACGAGAAAAAACAAAAGATAGGACCCGAAAAGCAATATGAACACACAAAAGCATATGAGAAATCGCCTTATCCAGTGTATCCTCCACTAGTTCCGTACCCAGCGGCAGTGGTGCCACCACCAACGTGGGCGTTATGAGCAGCGGTCCGACCAGTTCCAGTGTTTGTCCCGATAGGTTCTGTCAAGGTCGTTCCCTCAACAATGTGTCCGGTTGCTTGTCCCGTTCCTTGACCAGGCAAAGCTGACATCTTGTGGGTCCCAGTCCCATGTCCGACGTGTCCAGTGGTTGAGTGAGTGGCTGACCCCACAACGTGTCCGGTTGCTTGTCCCGTTCCGTGACCAGGCAAAGCTGACATCTGGTGGGTCCCAGTCCCATGTCCGACGTGTCCAGTGGTTGAGTGAGTGGCTGACCCCAAACCTAAACCGGTTCCGGTTCCACCTCTAGCAGCTTCTTTCATGGCAGCGTTGTGCTCACGCACTTCTCTCTTCTGCATCTCAGCTTGGTTGATCTTTGCTTCTTTCTTCTGTGTGGCCATCTGTTTCTGAACAGGGTCTCGTGTCTGTCATCTTCTCCGCCTTAAAAAAAAAAAATCCAATATCACCATTATTTATCAAAGAAATTATTTTGCTTAAATGATGCGATGATTAAACACAGCTAATAAACCTACCTTTTCCTCCAAGGTAGCTTTGGTCTTGTCCATGCCAGACTTTGCAGAAGCTGCAATGTTCGAAGCTGTTTCTTTCATCGACTGCATTTTTTTAATCTTTCTTCCTTAGTGAAAATCAAAATGTTACAAGAAGATAGCTTATGATTCTTCGTGTTTCGTTGTTCTTTGCTCATGTGAGCATGTCTCATAAAAATAGGCTCTGCCTTCGGCACGTGGTAACTGTGATCATTATTTAATTACGCTATTCGCAACACGTCAGCGAAACGTGTCAATAAACAAGAGGTGGTAGGGTTTGTCGCACCCCTTTGTCATACACGTGTACTAACGGTAGATCTCGTAACAGTTTGAGTGTTGACGCGTGTTAGGCTTTGGGTAATAGTGCAAAGAGTTCGTTATGCGGTTTCTTTTTCCTTTTATAAGTGTTCTATCCGAGTTCGTCGTTTGTTAATACTATAGATTTCTCCATTGTTTTCTTGTTCATGTAAATAATTCAGCAGAAAAGGTCATTACTCATTACTAAACATATCTAATTAGTAATTACCAAACAATTAAACGCTCGCTACCGAAAGATGTTTTTTTTTTTTTGTAAACTACTACCGAAAGATATTATTGAAACATCAAAAGATGGATCGATTGACATTATAATTAAAGCTTTAGTCCAAAAAAACATTATAATTAAGCTAAGGTGGTCAAGAACTTAACCAACAAAACAAGCATACATTATTTGTAAAAATAAACCTACAAGTGCACTTACGCGTTATAAAATTGTGGCTACAATTTTAAGTACTTAAATTTCAAAATTTCACTATCAGTCTGTTAGAGCATCATTTAGTGGACAATTTCTTTAGTAAAATTTTAATATTAATATATTTTTGTTGTGTAGCTAAAATTAAAACCAATAATATGTAAAATCATTCATAAAATAACATGTGGCATCAGTGCCGGTCCGAACTATCATGGCGCTTAAAGCGTAACAAAAAATAATGCCCCTAAATATAAATATATAACTAAAAACTTTATATAGTTAAAATATTAAAATAATACTATTAAACATTATATTATTTTTAAAAAATATAAAATATTAAAATAACATTTTTGAAAAAAATATTCTAGATTCTTTTGAGAAAACAATTCTCTAATTTCAAATAATCAAGTATCTATACTATTAGAAGAGAACGAATCCTAAAAAATATACTACTAAAAGTTATTGGACCTATTAGTTAGACTAAAACCACATAATTCAACCTATATTTATGCCAAAATAATATTCCATACATCAGTATGTAATTTCATTAATGTCTACGAGAAGAGATGTCGTAACAAACTTAACAATATTCTACATAAATATTTTATTATTATTTCACTTAGTACAGAAAAACTAAGGAAGGAAATAATCATATATAACAAACAGATTCAATATTCAATGTATATAGTTTTTGGACCCTACATAGATAATCGAACATAATACAAACCATTTTGATAAATACCTTCGTAATACAAATGTAACAATATTCATTGTTCTAACTTCTAATTAAGTGATATGTTATTCATGTATTTCTTGAATTTTATATGAAATATTATTACAAATTTAATATCTGAAATTGAAAACTATATCAATAACAAAAATTGGGTTTATTATAATGTAAATTGATATTTATAACTATGATATATGCCAGGAAATTCATTTTTAATTTTAAATTGACAGCTCATGTGTTAATATCAATGTTTTGAAAACCGGACGAGATATTGACTCGGCATTGTAGTTGTGTCAATGATCGGACCAAGCCAATGGTCAGACCGGTTATTAACCGGTTTTAAATTTTAATTTAATTTTAAATTAAGTAACTATATAGATGTAAATATAGCTATAAAATAATTTTGATACAACTTTCAATCAATGTTATATTCTAAAACTGATATGAAAATAAAATGAAAAATTAAAAAAAAGACCTGACAAAAACTAATTTATTTAGATAGGTGTTAGGAAACAATATGAACCTTTGAAGAAATCTTAATATAATTTTCAATTTTGTTTTTATTTATTTCACTTGAATTTGAGAAAATCAGGTTTTATTATCAATTTGGATCACCGGTTTTAATGATTTAACTGGTTTTCGACCAGATTTGCCGGTTTAACTCAAACCCAGTTTTTAATACAATCCAGTGCGAGTCATGGTCTGATTTGTTCGATCGTACAGCTTGGTCCGGTTTTCAAAAAAATTGTTAATACATTTCAATAATTAAAATATATATCTTAAATAATGAATATCTTTACTGTTAAAAACATATATATCATCTTTGAATCTATTTCGAGCAAATATAAAATATAACAAATAATAAATAATAAATAATAAAAACATTGATAATTAATAATTATAATGTGAAACACAAAATATTAATACTTTTTAAATCAATTAAAGATTTTTTAAAAATCTGCGCTTTTAAAGCGCGGATCAAAATCTAGTTTTAGTTAAGTCTTATATCGTTTATTATAGATAATCTTTTATAAGATTCTATAAAAAAATTATTTTTACATAACTAAAATCAGAATCGACAGTAAGAAATTTCTTTTGTGTTTAAACAACAATCATTCATTGTTTAGAGTTTCCAGCCATTTTTGTAATTTTGCATTTGACAACCTTTCTAAATATAATCCTATTTTCTGGTAGTATTTTTTTACAAATCCAAAAGTTTATTATTATATACTAGAACAAAACATGTGATAAAATCATGTAATATCAATTCGCCTTGTTTAATTTTATTGAATTTCAAAAGTTTATACAATATTACAAGAACTTAGACAAAAAAAAAGAGAAATGATAAAAAATACAACTATTCTGATAAAGAAAAGAAACTAAAAATCCTCCGTCAAAAGAATCAAATCTATAATTAGAAAAGGAAAAATGTTATCAAAAAGAGGAATAAAGGACGTGAGCATCGAACCATTACCAGACTAAAACAGTTATTGCAAATTTTGGTGCCATTAATATAACTATACTTTTATGAAGCCTAAGCCCATGCCTTACGGGCTTTAGCCCAGGGCTATGAATCTCTTATCGACAAAGTCTCTTGATTCTTCCCCTTTTACACTTTCTCTCATGCTTTATTAAAATTTTATTATTATAAATGTGAAACATTTCAAGAGATACCATTCTAGTGCGGGTGCTCTTAACTTCATAAACCATACCTAACTTTGATGATCTGTATTAGTAACCATGCATGCATCAACTGATCACTAAATCAGGGTACGCATCATGCGTCTTACTTGACTAGATATATAATGTGGACTCGAAATGCATTTTAACAGAAAAGATATCTACGATATGCAAGTTTATGGTGACATGACTTTTGATTGTCACTATTCAAGTAGTCAGAGTAGAAGAAAACTTCATTCGAAAAAAAGAGTAGAAGAAAACTAAGAATCCAGTGAGTCCTGTCCTCAGTCTTCGGTCATGGAGGTTTTGCGCAATATGAGCTTAATTGATGTCTTCGAGCCCATCAAAATATATGATCAATTAGATTCACGAAGACTTTGTTTAGACCGAGCGTAGAGTCCTTTTGGAATAAAACATTTACTTTATTCTCAAGTTAATTTTAAATATATAGAAATACATAAAATAATTTCAAGCGTTGGATTGTTTTTCGTAGTCATATAGTCGAAATTTTAATGTTTTAAAAGAACTGTGAACATGCTTAAGAGCTAGGTTGCATGGAAACAGAAACGGATACGCGGAAACGTTTTAGAAACGTCCATAAAATATATATAGATAGTGAAACCTCTATAAATTAATAATGTTGGGACTACACCAAAACTATAATTTTTTATTAATTTATAGAGATATTAATTTATCGATATATTAATTGAACCAAAAACTCAATTTGAGACTATAAAATTATATTATTTTATAGAAATTTTTAGTGTATATTAATTTATAGAGTATTAATTTAAAGAGATTATACTGTATATGTAACTTATTAATATTTTTATTCATTTTATTATGTTTAGTATATCTTAGATACAAATAAACAAAAAGTCATTCTATTTAATCATACGAAAAAGTCATCATTAAACATCAAAATCATATAAAAAATTCAAAATAACAAAAAATCCAGTACTTAAATATTAAATAATTTAACTAAAATAAAAATCATAACAACAAATCATAACCAATTGGAAAGTTCTAACATTTCCATAAGAGAAATGCGAGTTTTCAAAATAGAAATATGAGTTTCCAAAATAGAAACACAAGTTTTCACTAAGTTTCAAAACTGAGATTTTCAAGAAACGAGTTTTCAATGCGTTTCCGCGAGTTTTCGAGAGATTCCGATTCCGAAACGTTCCCGAAACGTGAAATGTACCTTCAACCGAGTTTCCATGCAACATAGCTTAAGAGTTAAATAAAACAAATCGAACTCGTCTATTTTCAATTAATATTCATTAATCACTCCTAAATTCTAAATGATCAATTCTAGTTTACCAGGATTTAAAGAATAATAAGTACTACTAGTTTCTTTTCATAACTGTAAAATACATAGCAGCATGGAGATACATAGTTTTTAACCCTAAACGGAGGTACCTTTTTTTTTTTGTTCAAAACGGAGATACTTTCTTAGAATGTGATTTTTAGATTATTTAGGACTCGTCTGCCCATATGTGTAGATTCTGAAGGATTTGGTTTCTTACTATATCGTGATTCTTATACATAAAATATTTTCTTAGAACTTCAATTTTTTATATATTTCTCAAACTTTAAATAGATGTCAAATTTCTTCAGATATCGCCTTTAACAAAGTCTACTCTAATTTTTCTCTGCTAAGAGAAAAAATAATAAAGTTTTTTTTGTGCCAACAGAGAATAATATTATGGAATTATAAAATAAATTTACCTCGATATCGAACATTTAAAACAAAAAATATTCAATTAAAAAGTATCAAATATTTGTTATGTCAACACGTGTCAGGGGTCCATCTGTGGCTAAGACGAATATAAAGTCCAATTTGCAAACAATTGGGAAATAAAATATGAATAACTTGAACCTGTCTCAAGAAACGTAATTAAATAAATAAAGTGGGAAGTAGGCCTGAGCGTTTTTAACTCAACCCAAAGTACCGACTTTAACCCGAACCGAAAAAATCGAAACCGAATCCGAACTATTTTATAAAATTATCCGAATGAGACTTATGAACTTACTACTTTGGACTTTGGTTATAACCCGAACCAAATCGAAATCCAAATCATGATCCGAAGATATCCGAAATTAGTTAAATATGTTAATATTTTTATATATATTAAGGTGATTTAGATATTTTAGAGTATTCAAAATATTTTTGTAGTTTATTTTATTTGTTATTTTGAATACTTTTTAGTTAATTTAGATAGTTTAATTAATTTTAAATTAGATTTGTAAATAATTTATATATTTTGAAAAAAATTTGGTCAATTTTCGAAGTTTTTAAAAATATATTTTTGTACGATTTTAAGCATTGGTTAAATCCGATCCGAACCGAACCCGGAATGAACCGAACCGAATCCGATCCTATAATTAGTTATGAGCATAACACCCAAAATCCGAAAATCTGAATCATCCGGACCGAAACCGAACAGACCATCGAAAGTACAGGCCTAGTGGGAAGTGCGAGTTGTAAGACTGCTATTGGGTATTATTCTAACACGTAGGGAGAATCTTACGGTTGTTCCACTGTTGCTTTCCATTTAAAATTGATTCATTGATTATGGACCCCCTTATGTTATTTTCCAATACCAAACATCTCGTTTTTTTGGGACCATCTTTCTTTAGAAGAAATAGCCATCAGAATTTTTTTAATAAAAGACAATTATATGAAAAATAATCAAAGAGTTACAACTTGAGTATATGTCACTGTATTTTGCGTATTTTGTGAAGATTGAGTTGTTACGATCAGAGTTTTTTCTTGCCTTAACGTTAAATTATTTTTTTCTGACTAATCCTAACGTTTAATTGTTTCATTTTCTATCGTTAGGTTTTAGTACACGCATCAAAAAGAGATAAAAAAATCTGATATGTCTTTGTTTAATACTAAGTAAACATATTTTATGTAGATGCTATACACTAGGGTTAAATATTTTTGGAACAATTCCTAGTTTTGTTGGTATTAGTATGGAACTAAGAAAATGAAGGTAGCCTCTACGTACG
The DNA window shown above is from Brassica oleracea var. oleracea cultivar TO1000 chromosome C3, BOL, whole genome shotgun sequence and carries:
- the LOC106329620 gene encoding 18 kDa seed maturation protein-like, which produces MATQKKEAKINQAEMQKREVREHNAAMKEAARGGTGTGLGLGSATHSTTGHVGHGTGTHQMSALPGHGTGQATGHVVGSATHSTTGHVGHGTGTHKMSALPGQGTGQATGHIVEGTTLTEPIGTNTGTGRTAAHNAHVGGGTTAAGYGTSGGYTG